DNA sequence from the Pseudomonadota bacterium genome:
CAAGGCCCCGACAGCCCTGACCGCGTCAGGTGCGCGCAGGTAGGTGGAGATGGTGTCGGAGGCGTTCACGAGGTAGAGACTCGCACCCGTCGCCACCAGGCCCTTCTGTGCTTCCTCGCGTGTGAGCGGCACGCTCACCTTCGATGCGCGCAGGCCGTCACCACACACCTCGAAGGCCTTCACATGACGGGTGAACGACTCGAGATTCAAGACATAGAGCGTGCGGCCGTCATCGCCGAGCGCGAGAGAAGATGCGCCGGCACCGGCGTCGAGAGCCCCCCCGACAGCCGTCAGCGACCCATCGGGCGACGAGACCGCGTGCAGCTGCACCCGCCCTCGTCGCAAGGTGACGACGCGCGTGGCGTCGACCGCCACCATGGCGTCGCTCCCAGGCAAGCGCCCCGCCGCGGGTCCCGGGAAGCCCTTGTCATCGAGGCGGAAGATCTGCGTGCACTCCCTGTCGCAGGCGTAGATGATCGCCCCGCCGTCTCCCGCGCGGACCAGGGTGGGCGCTGCGGCCGAGGTGGGCACCGGATCGGCCGAGCGGCGCAACGCCCCTTCGGGAGACACGGTGTACGAGACGAGGCAGGGCTGCGACTTGTATGTCGCCGCGACGTGAAGCAGGTTGCGCCGCGCGTCGAAGACCGCGTCGTGCGGCGCGCCGATATGCGTGGGTGCGGCCGCGGCTCGAAGCGAGGTTGCGTCGAGGTAGAACGGGCAGACGAGATCGAAGTGCTCGCACAGCACCAGAACCAGGGGAGTCCGGGACGACGCAAGGCCCGGCCCGAGGCTCAAGAGCAGCAGCAGCCCACCGAGCGCCACGAGGCGGCGGGCGCCCCCCCGACAGACGCCTCGCCGAAGGCGCGACCCGAGGCGACGCACCCCCTCCAGGACACGTCCTCCGAGCCGAAGCGCTGAAGGTCGTGCCTGTGCGATCACTGCTGGGCCTTCAGCCAGGCCATGGCCTTCTGCGGGTCAGCATCCTTGATGAGTCCCATGCGCCTCACCTGCTGGGCAGCGCGACTGATCACGAACACGCTCGGAGGCGCGCTGCGCCCGCGGAAGTACGGCACGATATCGGTGGCCAGGGTGAGAATGGCCGTGGGGTCGAGACTGGCGTTGGTGAGATGGAAGTGATCGACGCCGGCATCGACGTACTCGCCGATGCTCTTGCGTATCTTCTTCACGTCGCCGATGAAGACGAAGCGCTCGAGAATCTCGTCTGGCATGCTGTTCTGCCTGAGCGTGAACCGGCGCAGGCTCTCGGGGTCGTGAGGGTTCACGGCGGCATAGCTGATGTCTCCCGCCTCGGCGGGTGCATCCCAGGTGAGCCCCATGCGCTCGGCCACCGGCGGCCACACAAGCCCGAGGGCATGGTCACGCATGAGCGCGAGCACCGGCGCCTTGCGATCGGCCAGCGCCACCGTCATCATGGCGCAGCGATGGATGCGCGCCGGGTCACGGCCGTTCTCTCGGGCCGAGCGGGCGATGCCAGAGAAGTAGTCGGCGTAGTACTCGGCCGGCAGCGTGGTGGGGACCCACCCGTCAGCCACGCGGCCCGCGAAGGCCTGCGCCTTGGGCCCGAGGGCGGCGAGGAAGAAGGGGAGATGACGGCCCTTGTAGGGCCTGACCGAGAGACGCGCGTGCTTGATCTGGAAGATCTCGCCCTCGAAATCAAAGGGGGCATCGCTGTCGAGCAGGCCGCGCATCACGGTGACGGCTTCCTGAAGCCGCTTGAGGCGGCGGTCCCAGGGGATGCCGAAGGGGTCGAGGTTCATCACCTCACCCGTGCCCAGCCCCAGCGTGATGCGCCCCTTCGAGAGCTGGTCAAGGGTGGCCAGGCGGTGGGCAAATGCAGCGGGATGCTGGCGGTGCGGATCAGAGACCGCCGTTCCGAACTCGATGCGACGGGTCTGGGCCGCGCAGGCCGCGATGATGCTCCACGGGTCGGGAGACGGCATGAAATCGGGATAGGTCAGATGATCGGTGAACCAGAGCGAATCGAAGCCCATCCACTCGAATGCCCGCGCGAGATTGACCTGCATGCGCGGCGGGAAGATGGGGGGCATCACCAGACCGAACTTGAGCGAGCGAGCCATGACTTCAGCCTCCAGAGGAGCAGACGGCCGTCCGGGTCGCGGCATCGCGCCTGCACCTGGAGATCCGTTCACACCGTGTTTACAAGAGAGATCTTGCGCCCATCACCAGAGAGCGATAGAATGCGGGTGTCGGAGGCAATCGCCGCCGACGCCGATGACAGAAGCTTTTCTGAGCCCGACTGTCACCTGTTTCCTGAAAACCTGCGCTCTCGCCCTCCGCTTGCGGAGGGCGCTTCATTTCCGTGGGATGCGCCCGCTCAATCACGCGGTCAACACCCCCGCCAGGGCTGGCTGGCATGGGTCGACAAGGCGCCGCGGCTTTCTGCCGCACCACGAAGATCTCCTCGTTCAGGCCCCCCGCCCCTCACCCTGCAGCGCGAACTCCGAGGGGAGGGTCAGCGGCACCACAAGCCCCGCAAGCGGCAGGTGGATGTAGGTGGCCGCCACCGGCCGACCCGTGGCGGCCGTGAGCACCCGCCCATACGCGGCGAGCTGGCCTCCGTGGGAAGCAGCCTTCTCGACAGCTTCGTGGTCGGGAGCGAAGATGTTCTTGTGATCGATGACCACCAGTCCCTCGTGCGTCTCGAGAACGAGATCGCACGTGCCGCGCAGCGCGCGCCCGCCCGCGAGACGCATGGCCACCGGCCACTCGCGCCGCCAGACCGCGCCGGGCCACGTCTTCTCGACCCAGGCTCGCAGCGAATCCCCCACGCGCAGCAGGCTGCGAGGCTTGATGACCTGCACCAGGTTCCAGCTGGCGATGACGCGCGCCGCGAGCGCGAACCGCTCCGGGTCAGGAAGATCGGCGCGATCGGCGGCGAGGAAGGCGTGGATCCCCTCGCCCACCTTCGCCTTGTTCCCCTCGCCCTCGAGACGAGGCGGCTCTCCGATGCGCTGGGCATCGCCGCGCGCGGCCACCGCTTCGCACGACGAGGGCTGCACCCACAGACCGGGATGCGCGCGCTGGCCCCGCGGGCGAGGCGCGATGCCAGGCACGGGCGTGGACGCCTCGGCCTCGGTGCAGTTGACGACGCGCACGAGAGCCGTGAACGCATGCGCGGCCCAGGTGACCGTCATCAGGCCCTCGCCGTTCGGCTCGTTCACGAGGTCGCCGAGCAAGGCCAGCCGCCCCTTCGTGAACACACCGCTGCGAGCCGCCAGAACGACGCGATCGCGCGCGCGGGTCCATCCCACGTACAGCAGCCGCAGCCCCTCGCTGGCGTGCGCCTCGCGCACGCGCTCGGCCGCTTCGTGCGCGTCGAAGCGTTCATACAGGGCCGACTTCTGCTGGCGTTTCGAAAAGGGGTCGACCCAGAGGCGGATCCACCGCCCTCGCAGCGGATCTTCGAACGCGAACGTCCCGCCGTGTGCGATGCGAGGCTTGCACAGGTCGGGCGGCGGGCTGTGGTCGAGCTCGTAGAGCACAGTGACCGGCCACTCGAGCCCCTTCGCCCCGTGCCAGGTCATCACCGTCACCGCACTCGCCTGGGACGACG
Encoded proteins:
- a CDS encoding LLM class flavin-dependent oxidoreductase, encoding MPRPGRPSAPLEAEVMARSLKFGLVMPPIFPPRMQVNLARAFEWMGFDSLWFTDHLTYPDFMPSPDPWSIIAACAAQTRRIEFGTAVSDPHRQHPAAFAHRLATLDQLSKGRITLGLGTGEVMNLDPFGIPWDRRLKRLQEAVTVMRGLLDSDAPFDFEGEIFQIKHARLSVRPYKGRHLPFFLAALGPKAQAFAGRVADGWVPTTLPAEYYADYFSGIARSARENGRDPARIHRCAMMTVALADRKAPVLALMRDHALGLVWPPVAERMGLTWDAPAEAGDISYAAVNPHDPESLRRFTLRQNSMPDEILERFVFIGDVKKIRKSIGEYVDAGVDHFHLTNASLDPTAILTLATDIVPYFRGRSAPPSVFVISRAAQQVRRMGLIKDADPQKAMAWLKAQQ